One window of the Halanaerobium saccharolyticum subsp. saccharolyticum DSM 6643 genome contains the following:
- the sufC gene encoding Fe-S cluster assembly ATPase SufC, translating into MDKKLLKVSNLKSKVEDENILNGINLEVNKGELHVIMGPNGAGKSTLANVLMGHPEHKITDGEIEFDGENINELAVDKRAKKGIFLSFQYPQEIPGVTVENFLRTAKTAVSGEQQSIFDFKFLLEEKMNLLDIDQSYADRYLNKGFSGGEKKKNEILQMAVLEPKLAILDETDSGLDVDATKTVAKGIKKLASKDNAMIIITHHNQILDYLKPDYVHVLVDGRIAKSGDMSLAKEIEDEGYAEYKEEALNESNSKSNC; encoded by the coding sequence ATGGATAAAAAACTGCTAAAAGTATCTAATTTGAAATCTAAAGTTGAAGATGAAAATATATTAAATGGAATTAATTTAGAGGTTAACAAAGGTGAACTTCATGTAATTATGGGTCCTAACGGGGCTGGAAAATCAACTCTAGCAAATGTTTTGATGGGCCACCCAGAACACAAGATTACAGATGGAGAAATTGAATTTGATGGTGAAAATATAAATGAATTAGCAGTAGATAAAAGAGCGAAAAAAGGTATTTTCTTATCATTTCAATATCCCCAAGAAATACCTGGGGTAACTGTGGAAAATTTTCTCCGTACAGCTAAAACTGCAGTAAGTGGAGAACAACAGAGTATATTTGATTTTAAATTTCTATTAGAAGAAAAAATGAATTTGTTAGATATTGATCAATCTTATGCAGATAGATATTTAAATAAAGGTTTTTCTGGTGGCGAAAAAAAGAAGAATGAAATTTTGCAGATGGCAGTTTTAGAGCCTAAACTTGCTATCTTAGACGAAACAGATTCTGGTCTTGATGTAGATGCAACTAAAACAGTTGCTAAGGGTATTAAAAAGTTGGCTTCTAAAGATAATGCAATGATAATAATTACTCATCATAACCAGATTTTAGATTATTTAAAGCCAGACTATGTCCATGTTTTAGTTGATGGTAGAATAGCTAAATCAGGAGATATGTCACTAGCTAAAGAAATTGAAGATGAAGGATATGCAGAATATAAAGAAGAAGCTCTAAATGAAAGCAATTCGAAAAGCAACTGTTAA
- the sufU gene encoding Fe-S cluster assembly sulfur transfer protein SufU produces the protein MDLDSVYTELIMEHNKNSRNKHSLENADLSEHGHNPSCGDDITLELKFDGDIISEAAFTGSGCAISQASTSIMIDLIKGKSIEEALEFVETFIAMIKKDIEDQQELRKLKDAMALKNISNMPARVKCAVLSWHTLKEALNERN, from the coding sequence ATGGATCTTGATTCAGTTTATACAGAATTAATAATGGAGCATAATAAAAATAGTCGTAATAAACATTCTTTAGAGAATGCTGATTTGAGTGAGCACGGTCACAACCCAAGTTGTGGAGATGATATCACATTAGAGTTGAAGTTTGATGGGGATATAATCAGCGAAGCAGCTTTTACAGGCAGTGGCTGTGCTATTTCACAGGCTTCAACTTCAATTATGATTGACTTAATTAAGGGCAAAAGTATTGAAGAGGCCTTAGAATTTGTAGAAACATTTATAGCGATGATTAAAAAAGATATAGAAGATCAGCAGGAATTAAGAAAGTTAAAAGATGCAATGGCTTTAAAGAATATTTCGAATATGCCGGCTAGAGTAAAATGTGCAGTTTTATCTTGGCATACTCTGAAAGAGGCTTTAAATGAGCGAAATTAA
- the sufD gene encoding Fe-S cluster assembly protein SufD, giving the protein MYNKKLVDNLTTGQSKLLSNNRREKFNVFEELTKSDFKRINLFDYQFPEYSPYNKEYLKDKKGQDELIIKKMTDNLNNETEILDYLAEFKNKKVKKGNQGLDPKYLAMVEAFYNTGLFIKVPENTELKLPVEIFYELDQENPVLIDNNLIVAEKNSKLTIVIDYRMKDEELAAFHNGLTRVIVKENAVLNIIKVQRFNNQSDNFDSNISLVSNQGELNWIPIELGGRNSVTNNDNILMDDGSRATISSVYFADGERKMDLGFKMNHQGRHSSSEIESKGVLKDKAQKVFRGDLYFQKGSSQSQGSEREEVLLLDKTVDSDSIPALFSEEDNVEGEHAVSAGQIDEQRLFYLMSRGMNKAEAKQLMVEASFNPIFDKIPLNDLKGSVINDVKTRIRS; this is encoded by the coding sequence ATGTATAACAAAAAATTAGTTGATAACTTAACTACTGGTCAATCAAAACTTCTCAGCAACAACAGAAGAGAAAAATTTAATGTTTTTGAAGAATTAACTAAAAGTGATTTTAAAAGAATAAATTTATTTGATTATCAATTTCCAGAATACAGCCCTTACAATAAGGAATACTTAAAGGATAAAAAGGGTCAAGATGAATTAATTATTAAAAAAATGACCGATAATCTAAATAATGAAACAGAAATTTTAGATTATCTAGCAGAATTTAAAAATAAAAAAGTGAAAAAAGGAAATCAAGGGCTGGATCCTAAATATTTAGCTATGGTTGAAGCTTTTTATAATACTGGACTTTTTATTAAAGTTCCGGAAAATACAGAATTAAAGCTGCCAGTAGAAATATTTTATGAATTGGATCAAGAAAATCCAGTCTTAATTGATAATAATTTAATTGTAGCTGAAAAAAATTCTAAATTAACTATAGTCATTGATTATAGAATGAAAGACGAAGAATTAGCAGCTTTTCACAATGGCTTAACCAGAGTAATTGTAAAAGAAAATGCTGTTTTAAATATCATCAAGGTTCAGCGTTTTAATAATCAGAGTGATAATTTTGATAGTAATATTTCTCTAGTTTCAAATCAAGGAGAATTAAATTGGATTCCAATTGAACTTGGTGGAAGAAATTCTGTAACTAATAATGATAATATCTTAATGGATGATGGAAGCAGAGCAACTATTAGTTCAGTTTATTTTGCTGATGGTGAGCGAAAAATGGATCTTGGATTCAAAATGAATCATCAGGGACGCCACAGCAGCAGTGAAATAGAAAGCAAGGGTGTTTTAAAAGATAAAGCACAGAAGGTTTTTAGAGGTGATTTATATTTCCAAAAAGGATCCAGTCAGTCCCAGGGATCTGAAAGAGAAGAGGTACTTCTTTTAGATAAAACCGTTGACTCTGATTCTATACCAGCTTTGTTTTCTGAAGAAGATAATGTGGAAGGAGAACATGCTGTAAGCGCAGGTCAGATTGATGAGCAGCGTTTATTTTATTTGATGAGCAGAGGTATGAATAAAGCAGAAGCTAAACAGTTAATGGTAGAAGCTTCATTTAATCCTATTTTTGATAAAATACCTCTTAATGATCTTAAAGGAAGTGTTATAAATGATGTTAAAACAAGAATTCGCAGTTAA
- a CDS encoding AI-2E family transporter gives MINERFFKTGHAIIILLVIIFLLGQIPYFMVPLTSVMSFILLPLLFSTFLYYLMRPLVRYLYKWINIKSLAIVISLLIVLALLIIVFYFGGSIIYDQGKELSQSLSGNYNYIYNLILSIIQNLKEYIDFNNSFLEELNLRERIFSYANELAQKLSSYNYMGIFSSITNFGLIILLIPFIVFYLLKDDQKIFNNFMKIIPESKKRRVEKLAEEIDHLLATFISSQLVVAFFLGLVMFIGFLLIGLPNAVALSFIAMITSLIPIIGPFFGSLPAVFVAVTNSWFLFLGVLVIIVVAQYLEGNLIRPLVQGRRLEIHPIVVLFVVLSGVYLFGFIGALTAVPLYVVLRLVFKKKYIDKEF, from the coding sequence ATGATAAATGAACGATTTTTTAAAACTGGACATGCAATAATTATCTTATTAGTTATAATATTTCTTTTGGGACAGATACCATATTTTATGGTTCCTTTGACTTCAGTAATGAGTTTTATTTTACTACCTCTATTATTCAGTACATTTTTATATTATTTAATGAGACCACTTGTCAGATATTTATATAAATGGATAAATATCAAATCATTAGCTATAGTTATTTCATTACTGATTGTTCTTGCTTTACTAATAATTGTATTTTATTTTGGCGGTAGTATTATTTATGACCAGGGCAAAGAGTTAAGTCAGAGTTTAAGTGGTAATTATAATTATATCTATAATTTGATTCTTTCTATAATTCAAAATTTAAAAGAATATATTGATTTCAATAATTCTTTTTTAGAAGAGTTAAATTTAAGAGAAAGAATATTTTCTTATGCAAATGAACTTGCCCAAAAGCTTTCATCTTATAATTATATGGGTATTTTTAGTTCTATTACTAATTTTGGTCTCATAATTTTACTGATACCTTTTATTGTTTTTTATCTACTTAAAGATGATCAAAAAATATTTAATAATTTTATGAAAATCATTCCAGAATCTAAAAAAAGAAGAGTAGAAAAATTGGCTGAAGAAATTGATCATTTACTTGCTACTTTTATTAGTTCACAATTAGTTGTGGCCTTCTTTTTAGGATTAGTAATGTTTATTGGGTTTTTGCTAATTGGGCTTCCAAATGCAGTTGCACTGTCTTTTATCGCGATGATAACTTCCTTAATTCCAATTATTGGGCCATTTTTTGGTAGTTTGCCTGCTGTTTTTGTTGCTGTTACAAACAGTTGGTTTTTGTTTTTGGGAGTGTTGGTAATTATTGTGGTTGCACAGTATTTAGAAGGTAATTTGATTAGGCCTTTGGTTCAAGGGCGACGCTTAGAAATTCATCCAATAGTGGTATTATTTGTAGTTTTATCCGGTGTGTATTTATTTGGTTTTATCGGGGCCTTAACAGCTGTTCCTCTATATGTAGTTTTGAGATTGGTTTTTAAGAAGAAATATATTGATAAAGAATTTTAA
- a CDS encoding DMT family transporter: MENRKKGITYILLSSLFFALMAATVKFLGDMPTAEKIFFRNLVGIFVAFTLVKKSGSSLIGKNKKLLILRSIFGLLGIAAYFYALANMKLSDAVILNKMSPFFVMVFAALFLKENITKKQMIALLTAALGAILVIRPGFDSNIIPSLIALMSSIFAGVAYTIVRQLRKTDSAATVVFYFSLFSTLAMIPFMISGSFVIPTAVQALALLALGLFAAAAQLFMTNAYRHAEAGELSIYTYANIVFSSIFGLLFFQEIPDLFSVLGAVLIITAGYLNYRAKEKEHAEKAAELKLEKEKNKSVV; the protein is encoded by the coding sequence ATGGAAAATAGAAAAAAAGGAATAACTTATATACTCTTATCTTCACTCTTTTTTGCTCTAATGGCAGCTACCGTTAAATTTTTAGGTGATATGCCTACAGCAGAGAAGATATTTTTTAGAAACTTGGTTGGTATATTTGTAGCATTTACTTTGGTCAAAAAGAGCGGGAGCTCATTGATTGGAAAGAATAAAAAACTTTTAATTTTGCGCAGTATTTTTGGACTTTTAGGAATAGCTGCCTATTTTTATGCTTTGGCAAATATGAAACTATCTGATGCGGTAATTTTAAATAAGATGTCACCATTTTTTGTAATGGTTTTTGCAGCATTATTTTTAAAAGAAAATATTACAAAAAAACAAATGATTGCTTTATTAACAGCAGCTTTAGGGGCTATATTGGTAATTAGACCAGGATTTGATTCGAATATAATTCCTTCTTTGATTGCTTTAATGTCTAGTATATTTGCAGGTGTAGCTTATACAATAGTTCGGCAGCTTCGCAAAACTGATTCAGCGGCTACAGTGGTCTTTTATTTTAGTCTTTTTTCAACTCTGGCTATGATTCCTTTTATGATCAGTGGTAGTTTTGTAATTCCAACGGCTGTACAAGCTTTAGCTTTATTGGCTTTAGGTTTATTTGCAGCAGCAGCCCAATTATTTATGACAAATGCTTACCGCCATGCTGAAGCAGGAGAGCTTTCAATTTATACTTATGCTAATATTGTTTTCTCTTCAATTTTTGGTTTGCTCTTCTTTCAAGAGATACCAGATCTTTTTTCAGTTCTTGGTGCAGTTTTAATAATTACAGCTGGTTATTTAAATTACCGAGCTAAAGAAAAAGAACATGCAGAAAAAGCAGCTGAACTAAAGCTTGAAAAAGAAAAAAACAAAAGTGTGGTTTAA
- a CDS encoding late competence development ComFB family protein — protein MSKNKNEHLKQKLNNITEEIVLEKLDDFLKREEFTDVCKDEKCLLDMATYALNRLPAKYVTSSKGEAFSKTEELEQQHSADVISVVIKAIKVVSENDNNYDK, from the coding sequence ATGTCAAAAAATAAAAATGAGCATTTGAAACAGAAACTTAATAATATAACAGAAGAAATTGTTTTAGAAAAGCTAGATGATTTTCTTAAAAGAGAAGAGTTTACCGATGTTTGTAAGGATGAAAAATGTTTATTAGATATGGCAACATATGCTTTGAATCGTTTACCAGCAAAATATGTTACCTCATCAAAAGGGGAGGCTTTTTCTAAAACAGAAGAACTTGAACAGCAGCATTCAGCTGATGTAATTTCTGTAGTAATTAAGGCTATTAAAGTAGTATCTGAAAACGATAATAATTATGACAAATAA
- a CDS encoding KdsC family phosphatase, whose protein sequence is MKDINTIFLDVDGTLTDGKVYLDNGKNEFKAFDVKDGLMVVSAIKMGYDVIIMTGRKSEVVARRAAELGIEEYYQGVRNKKQALEKLMEEKGINYGNLAYLGDDLNDFAVMKEARFAGCPADAAEEVKEISDLISEFSGGAGAVREILTYLLKAKGEYHKVVERFSGEGN, encoded by the coding sequence GTGAAAGATATTAATACAATTTTTTTAGATGTCGATGGTACATTGACAGATGGTAAGGTTTATTTAGATAATGGTAAAAATGAATTTAAAGCTTTTGATGTTAAAGATGGACTAATGGTCGTATCTGCAATTAAAATGGGTTATGATGTGATAATTATGACTGGAAGAAAATCTGAAGTTGTAGCTCGAAGAGCAGCTGAGCTTGGAATTGAAGAATATTATCAGGGTGTTAGAAATAAAAAGCAGGCTCTGGAAAAATTGATGGAAGAAAAAGGAATTAATTATGGTAATTTAGCTTATCTAGGTGACGATTTAAATGATTTTGCTGTAATGAAAGAAGCCAGATTTGCAGGCTGTCCAGCAGATGCAGCGGAAGAAGTTAAAGAAATTTCTGACCTTATATCTGAATTTAGCGGTGGAGCTGGTGCGGTTAGAGAAATCTTAACGTATCTTCTAAAGGCTAAAGGAGAGTATCATAAAGTGGTGGAAAGATTTTCAGGAGAAGGTAATTAG
- the sufB gene encoding Fe-S cluster assembly protein SufB, whose amino-acid sequence MSEKTEVKDIDRSLHENKNEEKHRYKSAKGLTPEVIKEISREKNEPEWMLEFRLKALEIYKKKAVPTWGADISDLDMDNIITYVRPDADLQSDWDQVPEEIKNTFDALGIPEAEKESLAGVGAQYDSEVVYHNLKEEMVEQGVIYMDMENAVKEHEDLVKEHFMKLITPNDHKFSALHGAVWSGGSFVYVPEGVDVNIPLQSYFRQNAPGSGQFEHTLIILEEGANAHFIEGCSAPKYSVNNLHAGAVELFVNKGAKLRYSTIENWSRNMYNLNTKRALVEEDGVIEWVSGSFGSKVSMLYPMSILKGPRARAEFTGVTFAAEGQYLDTGAQVIHAAPNTTSTVNARSIAKDGGHAYYRGLLKATDNAHGAKASVSCESLMLDNESKSDTLPIMKLQTDDIDIGHEAKVGRISEEAIFYLMSRGISEEEAKAMIVRGFVEPIASELPLEYAVELNNLINLELEGTIG is encoded by the coding sequence ATGAGTGAAAAGACAGAAGTTAAAGATATTGATCGTAGTCTTCATGAGAATAAAAATGAAGAAAAACACCGTTATAAATCAGCTAAGGGATTAACTCCTGAAGTAATAAAGGAAATTTCGAGAGAAAAAAATGAGCCAGAATGGATGTTAGAATTTAGGCTTAAGGCTTTAGAAATATATAAGAAAAAAGCAGTCCCTACCTGGGGAGCAGATATTTCAGATCTGGATATGGATAATATCATTACCTATGTGAGGCCAGATGCAGATCTTCAGAGTGATTGGGATCAAGTGCCGGAGGAAATCAAAAATACATTTGATGCCCTTGGAATTCCAGAGGCAGAAAAAGAATCATTAGCTGGTGTAGGTGCTCAGTATGATTCTGAGGTTGTTTACCATAATTTAAAAGAAGAAATGGTTGAACAGGGTGTTATCTATATGGACATGGAAAATGCTGTAAAAGAACATGAGGATTTAGTTAAAGAACATTTCATGAAATTAATTACACCTAATGATCATAAATTTTCAGCTCTACACGGTGCTGTTTGGTCAGGTGGTTCTTTTGTTTATGTACCAGAGGGAGTAGATGTAAATATACCACTGCAATCCTACTTTCGGCAGAATGCACCTGGATCAGGACAATTTGAGCACACTCTTATAATTTTGGAAGAAGGAGCAAACGCTCACTTTATTGAAGGCTGTTCAGCTCCCAAATATTCGGTAAATAATCTTCATGCAGGTGCTGTAGAATTGTTTGTGAATAAAGGTGCCAAGCTTCGCTATAGTACAATAGAAAACTGGTCCCGTAATATGTACAACTTAAATACGAAACGCGCTTTAGTAGAAGAAGATGGGGTCATTGAATGGGTTTCTGGTTCTTTTGGTTCTAAGGTTTCAATGTTATATCCGATGAGCATTTTAAAAGGACCCAGAGCTAGAGCCGAATTTACTGGTGTTACTTTTGCAGCAGAAGGACAGTATTTAGATACAGGAGCTCAGGTTATTCATGCGGCTCCAAATACAACTTCGACAGTTAATGCACGTTCAATTGCCAAAGATGGTGGTCATGCATATTATCGTGGCTTACTCAAAGCGACCGATAATGCTCATGGAGCAAAAGCTTCAGTTTCTTGTGAATCTTTGATGTTAGATAATGAATCTAAATCAGACACTTTACCAATAATGAAGCTGCAGACTGATGATATTGATATTGGTCATGAAGCTAAAGTTGGTCGGATTAGTGAAGAAGCTATTTTCTACTTAATGAGTAGAGGAATTAGCGAAGAAGAAGCTAAGGCCATGATTGTTCGTGGATTTGTAGAGCCAATTGCCAGTGAATTGCCATTAGAATATGCAGTTGAATTGAATAATCTAATTAACCTTGAACTTGAAGGTACTATAGGATAG
- a CDS encoding cysteine desulfurase, translating to MLKQEFAVKKDKLGNKYKKDFPILNQQINGKSLVYFDNAATTQKPEVVLDAVDNYNRTINANPHRGAHTLSVRSTEAYENARAKVKDFINAEKVEEIIFTRNTTESLNLLANSMEALVEEGDEILISALEHHSNILPWQQLAERKNLKLKYLYPDQNYRISMAELKDKLTDKTRIFSISQMSNVSGTINPIKEMAELAHQKNALVVVDGAQGAPHLKTDVRDLNVDFYAFSGHKMLGPMGIGVLYGKKDLLEKLPPFLRGGGMIEYVNEQDSTYAPLPEKFEAGTPNVEGAVGLQAAIEYLEEIGLDKIKEHELELTKYALEKMKQLDFVEIAGPLDLEDRGGIISFNLKDIHSHDLATIVDSEGIAIRSGHHCAQPLMKFYGLNSTGRVSFYLYNTKEEVDRFLESLEKVREVFGYGS from the coding sequence ATGTTAAAACAAGAATTCGCAGTTAAAAAAGATAAGTTAGGAAATAAATATAAAAAAGATTTCCCTATCTTAAATCAACAAATAAATGGTAAAAGTCTTGTCTATTTTGATAATGCTGCAACAACCCAGAAACCTGAAGTTGTTCTAGATGCAGTTGACAATTATAATCGAACAATTAATGCTAATCCACACCGTGGTGCTCACACTTTGAGTGTTCGGTCTACCGAAGCTTACGAAAATGCTAGAGCTAAAGTTAAAGATTTTATTAATGCGGAAAAAGTAGAAGAAATTATATTTACCCGTAACACTACCGAATCTTTAAATCTGCTTGCTAATAGTATGGAAGCTTTGGTTGAAGAAGGAGATGAGATTTTAATATCTGCTCTCGAACATCACAGTAATATACTGCCCTGGCAGCAGCTTGCAGAAAGAAAGAATCTAAAATTAAAATATTTATATCCAGATCAAAATTATAGAATTTCCATGGCAGAGCTTAAAGATAAATTGACAGATAAAACAAGGATTTTTAGTATTTCTCAGATGTCCAATGTTAGTGGAACTATAAATCCCATAAAAGAAATGGCCGAACTTGCTCATCAAAAAAATGCTTTAGTTGTTGTGGATGGTGCACAAGGAGCACCTCATCTTAAAACTGATGTTAGAGATCTAAATGTTGATTTTTATGCTTTTTCTGGTCACAAAATGCTGGGACCAATGGGGATCGGCGTTTTATATGGTAAGAAAGATCTTTTAGAAAAATTACCTCCTTTTCTCAGAGGTGGAGGTATGATAGAATATGTTAACGAGCAGGATTCTACTTATGCTCCACTTCCTGAAAAATTTGAAGCTGGCACCCCTAATGTTGAAGGGGCTGTAGGACTGCAGGCAGCAATTGAATATTTAGAAGAGATAGGGCTTGATAAAATAAAAGAACATGAACTTGAGTTAACTAAATACGCACTGGAAAAAATGAAACAGCTTGACTTTGTAGAAATAGCAGGACCACTGGATTTAGAAGATCGAGGCGGGATTATATCTTTTAATTTAAAAGATATTCATTCTCATGATCTAGCTACTATAGTTGACAGTGAGGGGATTGCTATTCGTTCTGGTCATCACTGTGCCCAACCTTTAATGAAGTTTTACGGGCTTAATTCTACAGGACGTGTTAGTTTCTATCTCTATAATACTAAAGAAGAAGTGGATCGTTTTCTAGAATCCCTGGAAAAAGTAAGGGAGGTTTTTGGATATGGATCTTGA
- the thiI gene encoding tRNA uracil 4-sulfurtransferase ThiI — translation MYDLIIIRYGEISLKGDNINDFISQLVANIKRATADLGDFEISTIYGRIFLYAESNKIEKIVKRLVNVPGIVSLSPAQRFRIGKKIDKFNDNDFEKIKKKVVKLFKNEVQNYPTTFKVETTRADKSFPIKSPKLNRELGGEILRKVEAESTPLSVDVHQPEHLVEVEIRRGKIYLFVRREAGPGGLPVKSSGKALLLLSGGIDSPVAGWLGLKRGLSLNAVYFDSPPYTSERAKEKVIDLAKVLSRYGGEIKLQIPYFTEIQQEILKKCPNRYTVTIMRRMMIRIGNRLAEKNGELALVTGESLGQVASQTLEGLRSSDEAAAYPVLRPLITMDKNDIIELSKKVGTYEISIRPYEDCCTVFVPNEPTTQPKLDIVHYGEEALEIEKLIDRALEKMEVITINESA, via the coding sequence TTGTATGATTTAATAATTATTCGTTATGGAGAAATTAGTCTAAAAGGTGATAATATCAATGATTTCATTTCTCAACTTGTTGCAAATATTAAAAGAGCAACAGCAGATTTGGGAGATTTCGAAATCAGCACTATTTATGGACGAATTTTTCTTTATGCAGAAAGTAATAAGATTGAAAAAATTGTTAAAAGATTAGTTAATGTTCCAGGGATTGTTTCTTTGAGTCCAGCCCAGCGATTTAGAATTGGCAAAAAAATAGATAAATTTAATGATAATGATTTTGAAAAAATTAAAAAGAAAGTTGTTAAGCTTTTTAAAAATGAAGTACAAAACTATCCAACAACCTTTAAGGTTGAAACTACTAGGGCTGATAAGTCATTTCCAATCAAAAGTCCTAAACTAAATCGAGAATTAGGTGGAGAAATATTAAGAAAAGTTGAAGCTGAATCTACACCGCTTAGTGTTGATGTGCATCAGCCTGAGCATCTTGTTGAAGTTGAAATTAGGCGAGGTAAAATTTATCTTTTTGTAAGGCGAGAAGCTGGCCCGGGCGGGCTGCCGGTTAAATCATCAGGTAAAGCATTACTGCTGCTCTCAGGCGGAATTGATAGCCCAGTTGCTGGTTGGTTGGGATTAAAAAGAGGCCTATCCTTAAATGCAGTCTATTTTGATTCTCCTCCCTATACTTCTGAGCGAGCAAAAGAAAAAGTAATCGATCTAGCAAAGGTTTTAAGCCGTTATGGTGGAGAAATCAAACTGCAGATACCTTACTTCACAGAAATCCAACAGGAGATACTGAAAAAATGTCCTAATCGATATACTGTTACTATTATGCGCCGCATGATGATCAGAATCGGCAACAGACTGGCAGAAAAGAACGGAGAACTTGCCCTAGTCACAGGAGAAAGTCTAGGTCAGGTAGCAAGCCAAACTTTAGAAGGACTACGCTCATCTGATGAAGCTGCTGCTTATCCAGTTTTAAGACCATTAATTACAATGGATAAAAATGATATAATCGAGCTTTCAAAAAAAGTTGGAACTTATGAAATATCAATCCGGCCCTATGAAGACTGCTGCACTGTTTTTGTGCCTAATGAACCTACAACTCAACCCAAACTGGATATTGTCCACTATGGAGAAGAAGCTTTAGAAATCGAAAAGTTAATAGATAGAGCTTTAGAAAAAATGGAAGTTATTACAATCAACGAGAGTGCATAA
- a CDS encoding MarR family winged helix-turn-helix transcriptional regulator translates to MAKFEQLKLDNQICFPLYALSRKVIQLYKPLLDKYDLTYTQYITMLVLWEKENISLKELGEKLYLDSGTLSPVVKKLVKQGLVEKYRSSADERIVKIKLTTAGREMEKDAAEIPGKLYSKFEGDPKVLKELKKNLDQALKQFKNES, encoded by the coding sequence ATGGCTAAATTTGAACAGTTAAAATTAGATAATCAAATCTGTTTTCCCCTTTATGCTCTATCACGTAAGGTGATTCAGTTATATAAACCTCTGCTTGATAAATATGATTTAACTTATACTCAATATATAACAATGCTTGTGTTGTGGGAAAAGGAGAATATATCGCTGAAGGAACTGGGAGAAAAACTTTATCTAGATTCGGGAACTCTTTCACCAGTGGTAAAAAAACTTGTTAAACAGGGATTGGTTGAAAAATATCGTTCTTCGGCCGATGAAAGAATAGTTAAAATCAAACTAACTACAGCTGGTAGAGAAATGGAAAAAGATGCTGCAGAAATACCTGGGAAACTGTATTCAAAGTTTGAAGGAGATCCAAAAGTATTAAAGGAATTAAAGAAAAATTTAGATCAGGCGTTAAAACAATTTAAAAATGAGAGTTAA